TCTGTAGCTAAAACCGGTGCTTTCGGCATGCCCCAACTCGGCCTGCCTGCTTTTAACCCGGCAATGCTGCAAAATCTTCCACCAATGACCGGGGGCAGCAGCGGTGGTGTGAAGGTGACCCTGAAGAATGCAAAGGTCACCATTGACAGGATCATACTGAGCAATAAGGAATAATTGTCCGAGGTTACATTGAACGTTATTGCAATAACCGGTAAAGGAGGTACTGGCAAGACTGCTGTGACTGCCATGTTCATTCGTTCTCTTGTGAACAGGGATAAGACCATTCTTGCCATTGACGCCGACCCTGATACGAACCTGCCGGGAGCGCTCGGGGATGAGGTTGAGGAAACGGTAGGTGACCAGCGCGAGTTCCTGCTGGAAGAGAGGGACAATCTGCCGCCTGATACTGATAAGGAACGGTTGCTGGAGTCAAAGATATACAGTGTGCTTGCCGAGCGGCACGGGTATGACCTGCTGGTCATGGGCAGGCCGGAAGGGGCTGGATGTTACTGTTTTGCCAATAATATGCTGCGTGGTATCATGGACAGGGTAGTAAAGAACTATGACCTGACCATTATTGATACTGCTGCCGGGCTGGAACACCTGAGCAGGGGCATTATCAGGGACGTTGACGAGCTTGTGGTGGTGACCGATGGTTCAAGGCGCGGGCTCCAGACCGCTGAGCGGATACGGGACCTTGTGAAAGAACTGGACCTGAAGATAAAGAAGATGCACGTGATACTGAATAAGGTGACACCGCAAAATCGCGAGCGTCTTAATGAATATGCGCAGGAACTGGGACTGGAGGTTGCGGGTATGGTACCCTTTGACGATGAGATTGCACGGTTCGACCTGAATGGAAAGCCGCTTATCGAACTGCCTTCGACATCACCTGCGGTGATTGAAATGGAAAACATTATTATGAAATTAGGGATTTAACAAAACAGGTTTTCGATACTACATGAAGTATGTAATGAAATAAGGTGGAATCACTATGGCAAAAAAGATCACGTTAGCTGAACTGGGCAGCCTGTTCAATGGTATGGACGTG
This DNA window, taken from ANME-2 cluster archaeon, encodes the following:
- a CDS encoding AAA family ATPase, with amino-acid sequence MNVIAITGKGGTGKTAVTAMFIRSLVNRDKTILAIDADPDTNLPGALGDEVEETVGDQREFLLEERDNLPPDTDKERLLESKIYSVLAERHGYDLLVMGRPEGAGCYCFANNMLRGIMDRVVKNYDLTIIDTAAGLEHLSRGIIRDVDELVVVTDGSRRGLQTAERIRDLVKELDLKIKKMHVILNKVTPQNRERLNEYAQELGLEVAGMVPFDDEIARFDLNGKPLIELPSTSPAVIEMENIIMKLGI